One window of the Diceros bicornis minor isolate mBicDic1 chromosome 40, mDicBic1.mat.cur, whole genome shotgun sequence genome contains the following:
- the IL1RN gene encoding interleukin-1 receptor antagonist protein isoform X2, producing the protein MQTFRIWDVNQKIFYMRNNQLIAGYLQGPNTKLEEKIDVVPIEPDGLFLGLHEGKLCLACVKSGDEIQLRLEAVNITDLSKNKEQNKRFTFIRSNSGPTTSFESAACPGWLLCTALEADQPVSLTNKPKEALTRFYFQQEQ; encoded by the exons AATCTGGGATGTTAACCAGAAGATCTTCTACATGAGGAATAACCAACTAATTGCTGGATACTTGCAAGGACCAAATACTAAATTAGAAG AGAAGATAGACGTGGTACCCATTGAGCCTGATGGTTTATTCCTGGGACTCCATGAGGGGAAGCTGTGCCTGGCCTGTGTCAAGTCTGGTGATGAGATTCAGCTCCGGTTGGAG GCAGTTAACATCACTGACCTGAGCAAGAACAAGGAGCAGAACAAGCGCTTCACCTTCATCAGATCAAACAGCGGCCCCACCACCAGCTTCGAGTCTGCCGCCTGTCCCGGCTGGTTACTCTGCACGGCACTGGAGGCAGACCAGCCCGTCAGCCTCACCAACAAGCCCAAAGAGGCCCTCACCAGGTTCTACTTCCAGCAGGAGCAGTAG